In a single window of the Thermus amyloliquefaciens genome:
- a CDS encoding diguanylate cyclase has product MARAGPLYTESGFHPTLELLDPLNPLRRRTALWLLPLGALLALVAWATSRAAGLDPVDRLFLPLLALGFSLLAIALWRSPRTGPWVLVLAHTLVATYLLATLAYQLLLVPNPLGLSPAAYWVPFVYFSSFLFFQARQAVRLALLYLLALFLLSVVGAFRGHFHAEHLNALAQFFGANLAYVGLLYMLVRVKEGYLEAQLEAYTDPLTGLRNRRYLDLILERELFRARRYNRPLSLLVLDLDDFKKVNDTYGHPVGDRVLRALARCLEEHLRKSDRPVRLGGEEFAILLVETPLAQAVRLAGRLRQAVAALKVIPVAGLTASIGVAEARPEDSPLSLLKRADDALYQAKRRGKNRVEVG; this is encoded by the coding sequence ATGGCCCGGGCGGGACCCCTGTATACTGAAAGTGGCTTTCATCCCACCCTAGAGCTTTTGGACCCCCTAAACCCCCTAAGGCGGCGAACGGCCCTTTGGCTTCTGCCCTTGGGGGCCCTTTTGGCCCTGGTGGCCTGGGCCACCTCGAGGGCCGCGGGGCTGGACCCGGTGGACCGCCTCTTCCTCCCTCTCCTGGCCTTGGGTTTTTCCCTTTTGGCCATAGCCCTGTGGCGCTCCCCCCGCACCGGCCCCTGGGTTCTGGTCCTGGCCCATACCCTCGTGGCCACCTACCTCCTGGCCACCCTGGCCTACCAGCTCCTTTTGGTCCCCAACCCCTTGGGCCTGTCCCCTGCCGCCTACTGGGTGCCCTTCGTGTACTTTAGCAGTTTTCTTTTCTTTCAAGCCCGGCAAGCGGTGCGCCTGGCCCTCCTCTACCTCCTCGCCCTCTTTCTCCTTTCCGTGGTGGGGGCCTTCCGCGGCCACTTCCACGCGGAGCACCTCAACGCCTTGGCCCAGTTCTTCGGGGCCAACCTGGCCTATGTGGGCCTTCTCTACATGCTGGTGCGGGTCAAGGAGGGCTACCTGGAAGCCCAGCTGGAAGCCTACACCGACCCCCTCACCGGCCTTAGGAACCGGCGCTATCTGGATCTAATCCTGGAAAGGGAGCTCTTCCGCGCCCGAAGGTATAACCGACCCCTCTCCCTCCTGGTCCTGGATCTGGACGACTTCAAAAAGGTGAACGATACCTATGGCCATCCCGTGGGGGACCGGGTGCTAAGGGCCCTTGCCCGCTGCCTGGAAGAGCACCTCCGGAAAAGCGACCGGCCCGTGCGCCTGGGGGGGGAGGAGTTCGCCATCCTCCTGGTGGAAACCCCCTTAGCCCAGGCGGTGCGCCTGGCGGGGCGCCTGCGCCAGGCGGTGGCCGCCCTGAAGGTCATTCCGGTGGCGGGGTTGACCGCCAGCATCGGCGTGGCCGAGGCCCGCCCCGAAGACTCCCCCCTTTCCCTCCTCAAGCGGGCCGACGACGCCCTCTACCAGGCCAAACGCCGGGGGAAAAACCGGGTGGAGGTGGGTTAA
- the metK gene encoding methionine adenosyltransferase has protein sequence MRLVTSESVTEGHPDKLADRISDAILDALIAQDKRARVAAETLVTTGLVFVAGEITTEGYVDIPGLVRKTVREVGYTRAKYGFDADTCAVLTAIDEQSPDIAGGVNLSYEWRVLKSTDPLDRTGAGDQGLMFGYATDETPELMPLPITLAHRLTMRLAEVRKTGLLPYLRPDGKAQVTVVYEGDRPLYVKTVVVSAQHSPEVEQDQLREDLIREVVRQAIPPEYLKEGETEYLINPSGRFILGGPHADTGLTGRKIIVDTYGGAVPHGGGAFSGKDPTKVDRSASYYARYMAKNLVAAGLARRALVELAYAIGKARPVSLRVETFGTGILPDEKITQIVGKVFDPRPLAIIEELDLLRPIYTPTSAYGHFGRAGFPWEETDRVEALRREAGL, from the coding sequence TTGAGGCTGGTCACGTCCGAGTCGGTCACGGAAGGACACCCGGATAAGCTGGCGGACCGGATCTCCGACGCCATCCTGGACGCCCTGATCGCCCAGGATAAAAGGGCGCGGGTGGCAGCGGAAACCCTGGTTACCACGGGGCTGGTGTTTGTGGCGGGAGAGATCACCACCGAGGGGTATGTGGATATCCCGGGCCTGGTGCGCAAGACGGTGCGGGAGGTGGGCTACACCCGGGCCAAGTACGGCTTTGACGCCGACACCTGTGCGGTGCTCACCGCCATCGACGAGCAGTCCCCGGACATCGCCGGCGGGGTGAACCTCTCCTACGAGTGGCGGGTCCTCAAGTCCACCGACCCCTTGGACCGCACGGGCGCGGGGGACCAGGGCCTCATGTTCGGCTACGCCACCGACGAGACCCCGGAGCTCATGCCTTTGCCCATCACCCTGGCCCACCGCCTCACCATGCGCCTGGCGGAGGTGCGGAAGACGGGGCTTCTTCCCTACCTGCGCCCCGACGGCAAGGCCCAGGTCACCGTGGTCTACGAGGGGGACCGGCCCCTTTACGTGAAGACGGTGGTGGTCTCCGCCCAGCACTCCCCCGAGGTGGAGCAGGACCAGCTCCGCGAGGACCTCATCCGCGAGGTGGTCCGCCAGGCCATCCCCCCCGAGTACCTGAAGGAAGGGGAGACGGAGTACCTCATCAACCCCTCGGGCCGCTTCATCCTGGGGGGTCCCCACGCGGACACCGGGCTTACGGGGCGGAAAATCATCGTGGACACCTATGGGGGGGCGGTGCCCCACGGGGGCGGGGCCTTCAGCGGCAAGGACCCCACCAAGGTGGACCGCTCCGCCAGCTACTACGCCCGCTACATGGCCAAGAACCTGGTGGCGGCAGGCCTGGCCCGCCGGGCCCTGGTGGAGCTGGCCTACGCCATCGGCAAGGCCCGGCCTGTGTCCTTGAGGGTGGAGACCTTCGGCACTGGCATCCTCCCCGACGAGAAGATTACCCAGATCGTGGGGAAGGTGTTTGACCCCAGGCCCCTGGCCATCATTGAGGAGCTGGACCTCCTAAGGCCCATCTACACCCCCACCAGCGCCTACGGCCACTTTGGCCGTGCGGGCTTCCCCTGGGAGGAGACGGACCGGGTGGAGGCCCTAAGGCGGGAAGCGGGCCTCTGA
- the murI gene encoding glutamate racemase, whose amino-acid sequence MKDPRRPIGVFDSGVGGLTVLTALRRALPQEDFLYFGDTARVPYGSKPLPMVRRFAWEIAGFLLRQGVKAIVVACNTASSAALPDLAEDLSVPVFGVLEPVAKAAQGHGKVGLIGTQATVESRAYERYVEVSWAKACPLFVPLVEEGLWDDPVALLVARHYLEEAPKDLEALILGCTHYPFLKNTLAKVLPGVRLLDSAEATAEAVAETLRREGLLNPLGQGRVVHFVTGDLESYRSLAERLGVRVEELKRVSLEEL is encoded by the coding sequence GTGAAGGACCCTAGGCGGCCCATCGGCGTCTTCGATTCGGGGGTGGGCGGGCTTACGGTGCTCACCGCTTTGCGCCGGGCCCTACCCCAGGAGGACTTTCTCTATTTCGGCGACACCGCCCGGGTACCCTATGGGAGCAAACCCCTCCCCATGGTGCGGCGCTTCGCCTGGGAGATCGCGGGGTTTTTGCTCCGACAAGGGGTTAAGGCCATCGTGGTGGCCTGCAACACCGCAAGCTCCGCCGCCCTTCCGGACCTGGCCGAGGATCTTTCCGTGCCGGTCTTCGGGGTGCTGGAGCCCGTGGCCAAGGCCGCCCAAGGCCACGGCAAGGTGGGCCTCATCGGCACCCAGGCCACGGTGGAAAGCCGGGCCTACGAGCGCTACGTGGAGGTTTCCTGGGCCAAGGCCTGTCCCCTTTTCGTGCCCTTGGTGGAGGAGGGGCTTTGGGATGACCCCGTGGCCCTCTTGGTGGCCCGGCACTACCTGGAGGAGGCGCCCAAGGACCTCGAGGCCCTGATCCTGGGCTGCACCCACTACCCCTTTTTGAAGAACACCCTGGCCAAGGTGCTTCCGGGGGTGAGGCTCCTTGACTCCGCCGAGGCCACGGCGGAGGCGGTAGCCGAGACCCTAAGGCGAGAGGGCCTCCTCAATCCCCTGGGCCAAGGCCGGGTGGTCCACTTCGTGACCGGGGACTTGGAAAGCTACCGGAGCCTGGCGGAGCGCCTGGGGGTGAGGGTGGAGGAGCTAAAGCGGGTCAGCCTGGAGGAGCTCTGA
- a CDS encoding TIGR00730 family Rossman fold protein has product MAKKPLIDQLHHEDAWRLFRILAEFVEGFETLSEIEVPLVSVFGSARFGEGHPAYGLGYRLGKALAQAGFGVVTGGGPGVMEAVNRGAFEAGGISVGLNIELPHEQRPNPYQTHALSLRYFFVRKVLFVRYAHAFVFLPGGLGTLDELAEVLVLIQTEKVHPFPVFALDRGYWQGLLGWLGFLREHGAIDPQDLGLITPLDSPEEVVRALKGVS; this is encoded by the coding sequence ATGGCCAAGAAACCCCTGATCGACCAGCTCCACCACGAGGACGCCTGGCGGCTTTTCCGCATCCTGGCGGAGTTCGTGGAAGGGTTTGAAACCCTTTCGGAAATAGAGGTCCCCCTGGTCTCCGTCTTCGGCTCCGCCCGCTTTGGGGAGGGCCACCCCGCCTACGGGCTGGGCTACCGCCTGGGAAAGGCCCTGGCCCAGGCGGGCTTCGGGGTGGTCACGGGTGGGGGGCCAGGGGTCATGGAGGCGGTGAACCGGGGGGCCTTTGAAGCCGGGGGGATCAGCGTGGGCCTGAACATCGAGCTGCCCCACGAGCAAAGGCCCAACCCCTACCAGACCCACGCCCTTTCCTTGCGCTATTTCTTCGTGCGCAAAGTGCTCTTCGTGCGCTACGCCCACGCCTTCGTCTTCCTGCCCGGGGGCCTCGGCACCCTGGACGAGCTTGCCGAGGTCCTGGTCCTCATCCAGACGGAAAAGGTCCACCCCTTCCCCGTCTTCGCCCTGGACCGGGGGTATTGGCAGGGGCTACTGGGTTGGCTTGGGTTTCTCCGGGAGCACGGGGCGATAGATCCCCAGGACCTCGGCCTCATCACCCCCCTGGACTCCCCAGAGGAGGTGGTGCGGGCCCTGAAGGGTGTATCCTAG
- a CDS encoding XTP/dITP diphosphatase gives MRVVLATGNPGKVRELKEGLAPLGWTLLSLADFPLRMPKEEGTTFLENALLKAAYVAKATGLPALADDSGLEVYALGGEPGIYSARYGGRETDRERNVYLLERMRHLKGEERRARFVAVLVLAYPDGHVETYEGQVEGYILEAPRGEGGFGYDPLFYVPEAGKTFAEMTLEEKARHSHRGQALKALLKAYEHGPPPREISRLE, from the coding sequence ATGCGGGTTGTTTTGGCCACGGGCAATCCCGGCAAGGTGAGGGAGCTTAAGGAGGGGCTGGCTCCCCTGGGCTGGACCCTCCTCTCCCTGGCCGACTTCCCCTTGCGCATGCCCAAGGAGGAGGGCACCACCTTCCTGGAAAACGCCCTCCTCAAGGCCGCCTACGTGGCCAAGGCCACGGGGCTTCCCGCCCTGGCGGACGACTCGGGCCTAGAGGTCTACGCCCTAGGGGGGGAGCCCGGGATCTACTCCGCCCGCTATGGGGGAAGGGAGACGGACCGCGAACGGAACGTCTACCTCCTGGAGAGGATGCGCCACCTCAAGGGGGAGGAGCGAAGGGCGCGCTTCGTGGCGGTCCTGGTCCTGGCCTACCCCGACGGGCATGTGGAAACCTATGAGGGACAGGTGGAGGGGTACATCCTGGAGGCGCCTCGAGGGGAGGGGGGCTTTGGGTATGACCCCCTCTTCTACGTGCCCGAGGCGGGCAAGACCTTTGCGGAGATGACCCTGGAGGAAAAGGCCCGCCACTCCCACCGGGGCCAGGCCCTAAAGGCCCTCCTTAAGGCCTACGAGCACGGGCCCCCACCCCGGGAGATCTCGCGGTTGGAATGA
- a CDS encoding maltose ABC transporter substrate-binding protein, whose product MKKALAVLALGFSLALAQGKITVWTHFGGPELEWLKAQAQAYEKTSGTKVEVVEVPFGDIKQKFILGAPQGQAADLVVSVPHDWLGEMAQAGVLEPMGKYVTQSYLSDLQGVAVEAFTFGGKLLGLPAFAESVALIYNKKYVKEAPKTWEEFLALARQHTTGSTFGFLYNIGDPYFNFGFFKAFGAENVFAKDAKGNLDPSKLLLGGEVGEKALAFIKDLRFRYNLVPEGVDYGVADGAFKDGALAMIVNGPWALGDYKKAKIDFGIAPFPTPPGAKNPWGPFLGVQGVVVNAYSKNKTAAVNFAKTLVTGKNLVSFNRAGGRIPVSKSAAKTLEKDPVVAGFAKVFALGTPMPNIPEMGKVWGPWGNAINLAIQRPDSNVKKIVEDMVAEIKKAIGR is encoded by the coding sequence ATGAAAAAAGCACTGGCGGTACTGGCCCTCGGGTTCTCCCTGGCCCTTGCCCAGGGGAAGATCACGGTGTGGACCCACTTTGGCGGCCCCGAGCTGGAGTGGCTCAAGGCGCAAGCCCAAGCCTACGAGAAGACCTCCGGCACCAAGGTGGAGGTGGTGGAGGTCCCCTTTGGGGACATCAAGCAGAAGTTCATCCTGGGAGCCCCCCAGGGGCAGGCCGCGGACCTTGTGGTCTCCGTCCCCCACGACTGGTTAGGGGAGATGGCCCAGGCCGGGGTGCTGGAGCCCATGGGCAAGTACGTGACCCAAAGCTACCTTTCCGACCTGCAAGGCGTGGCGGTGGAGGCCTTCACCTTCGGGGGTAAGCTCCTGGGGCTTCCCGCCTTCGCCGAGAGCGTGGCCCTCATCTACAACAAGAAGTACGTGAAGGAAGCCCCCAAGACCTGGGAGGAGTTCCTGGCCTTGGCCCGCCAGCACACCACCGGCTCCACCTTCGGCTTCCTCTACAACATCGGCGACCCCTACTTCAACTTCGGCTTCTTCAAGGCCTTCGGCGCCGAGAACGTCTTCGCCAAGGACGCCAAGGGCAACCTGGACCCCAGCAAGCTCCTCCTGGGCGGGGAGGTGGGGGAGAAGGCGCTCGCCTTCATCAAGGACCTCCGCTTCCGCTACAACCTGGTGCCTGAGGGGGTGGACTACGGGGTGGCCGACGGGGCCTTCAAGGACGGGGCCCTGGCCATGATCGTCAACGGCCCCTGGGCCCTGGGGGACTACAAGAAGGCCAAGATCGATTTCGGCATCGCCCCCTTCCCCACCCCTCCCGGGGCCAAGAACCCCTGGGGTCCCTTCCTGGGGGTGCAGGGGGTGGTGGTGAACGCCTACTCCAAGAACAAAACCGCCGCGGTCAACTTCGCCAAGACCCTGGTGACCGGCAAGAACCTGGTCAGCTTCAACCGGGCGGGCGGCCGCATCCCCGTGTCCAAGAGCGCCGCCAAGACCCTGGAGAAGGACCCGGTGGTGGCGGGCTTCGCCAAGGTCTTCGCCCTGGGCACCCCCATGCCCAACATCCCCGAGATGGGCAAGGTCTGGGGGCCTTGGGGCAACGCCATCAACCTGGCCATCCAGCGGCCTGACTCCAACGTGAAGAAGATCGTGGAGGACATGGTGGCCGAGATCAAAAAGGCCATCGGCAGGTAA
- a CDS encoding ABC transporter permease subunit produces the protein MKHPPGLKGFLLALSLLLGLLLLSTGVGLLGYLALEAYLAPPGWTILVLALLVLVPGAILVGRLFPWLTDWYYFLPALSFLLVFTLYPIALTVYLAFTDYSGRKNGFPDRSTETRVLKREGPRLTLEEPVQEALRCDPCQGEPVEVYSEGHRARARILEAEGPTLLLDRNPPFPVEYVAKVNAFGFVGLRNFSFILSQASKALLPVFAWNAVFALSTVLLNALLGLVLGLVLHNKALKLRNFYRTVLIVSWALPGVITVQVFVALLNYNFGAINRLLGVLGIYPIPWLNDPDWAKVAILLVNLWLGFPYMMTATLGALSTIPDELYEAAKVDGATPWQALWGITLPLLEKPMVPILLSSFAFNFNNFYIIYLLTGGGPAQEGRLATAQATDILISWAYKTAFSAEGQSAYGLGAAISLLIFAITVAISLVNFRVTGALREVR, from the coding sequence ATGAAACACCCTCCTGGCCTTAAGGGTTTTCTCCTGGCCCTCTCCTTGCTCTTGGGCCTCCTCCTCCTGTCCACGGGGGTAGGCCTCCTGGGGTACCTGGCCCTCGAGGCCTACCTGGCCCCTCCGGGCTGGACCATCCTGGTGCTGGCCCTTTTGGTGCTGGTACCGGGGGCCATCCTGGTGGGACGCCTCTTCCCTTGGCTCACCGACTGGTACTACTTCCTCCCCGCCCTATCCTTTCTTTTGGTTTTCACCCTCTACCCCATCGCCCTCACCGTCTACCTGGCCTTCACCGACTACTCGGGGCGGAAAAACGGCTTCCCCGACCGCTCCACGGAAACCCGGGTGCTGAAGCGGGAAGGCCCCAGGCTCACCCTGGAGGAGCCCGTTCAGGAAGCCCTTCGCTGCGACCCCTGCCAAGGGGAGCCCGTGGAGGTCTACAGCGAGGGGCACCGGGCCCGGGCCCGGATCCTGGAGGCCGAAGGCCCCACCCTTCTCCTGGACCGCAACCCTCCTTTTCCCGTGGAGTACGTGGCCAAGGTGAACGCCTTCGGATTCGTGGGCCTGCGCAACTTCAGCTTCATCCTCTCCCAGGCCAGCAAGGCCCTCCTTCCCGTCTTCGCCTGGAACGCGGTCTTCGCCTTAAGCACCGTGCTCCTGAACGCCCTCTTGGGCCTGGTGTTGGGGCTTGTCCTCCACAACAAGGCCTTGAAGCTAAGGAACTTCTACCGCACCGTGCTCATCGTCTCCTGGGCCTTGCCGGGGGTGATCACGGTGCAGGTTTTCGTGGCCCTTCTCAACTACAACTTCGGGGCCATCAACCGCCTTTTGGGGGTCCTAGGGATCTACCCCATCCCCTGGCTCAACGACCCCGACTGGGCCAAGGTGGCCATCCTCCTGGTGAACCTATGGCTGGGCTTTCCCTACATGATGACCGCCACCTTAGGGGCCCTTTCCACCATCCCCGACGAGCTCTACGAGGCGGCCAAGGTGGACGGGGCCACCCCCTGGCAGGCGCTATGGGGCATCACCCTGCCCCTTTTGGAAAAGCCCATGGTGCCCATCCTCCTCTCCTCCTTCGCCTTCAACTTCAACAACTTTTACATCATCTACCTGCTCACCGGCGGGGGGCCCGCCCAGGAGGGCCGCCTGGCCACGGCCCAGGCCACGGACATCCTCATCTCCTGGGCCTACAAGACCGCCTTCAGCGCCGAGGGGCAGTCCGCCTACGGCCTGGGGGCGGCCATCAGCCTCCTCATCTTCGCCATCACCGTGGCCATCAGCCTGGTGAACTTCCGGGTGACCGGGGCTTTAAGGGAGGTGAGGTAG
- a CDS encoding sugar ABC transporter permease encodes MRRLFAFLLLGLGLYGVYWFAVNRLFDEGSYRKQVAFGSVFVPYGWAYALGILLGLVLLVLLYSLAYTALANRLQGRKASPWPLFWQGVTHLFLWVLILLVYYPVVQVVAASFDPTNNLFSFRRPDTGFLLLDAKVIPYVPEPSLENYAKLVEGVVLYPYQGGLLLLAGLGLLGVAAIGLLRRLRPPEDWMDLWQGRALLLLALSVFALALSLSPKQFTGQGTESKFLLWVRNTFLISGLTGLLAVLLTATAGYAFARFRHLPGRYPLLLFFIFVQMFPGFLALVAIYYLLSRLDLLNTFTGLVLAYSGGIISFGTWVYKGYLESISPSLEEAAMVDGATKWQVFTKILLPLSAPMFVFVFLLQFVGTYSEFVLANLVLTGVESWNVGVGLRSFTTGQFQTKWGIFAAASVLGSLPILFLFYGFQQYFVSGYTAGAVKE; translated from the coding sequence ATGCGGCGGCTTTTCGCCTTCCTCCTCCTCGGGCTCGGCCTCTATGGGGTCTACTGGTTTGCCGTAAACCGGCTCTTTGACGAGGGTTCCTACCGCAAGCAGGTGGCCTTCGGCAGCGTCTTCGTGCCCTACGGCTGGGCCTACGCCCTGGGCATCCTTTTGGGCCTGGTCCTCCTGGTCCTCCTCTACAGCCTGGCCTACACCGCCTTGGCCAACCGCCTCCAGGGGCGCAAGGCAAGCCCCTGGCCCCTGTTCTGGCAAGGGGTGACCCACCTCTTCCTTTGGGTGCTGATCCTCCTCGTCTACTACCCCGTGGTGCAGGTGGTGGCCGCCAGCTTTGACCCCACCAACAACCTCTTCAGCTTCCGCAGGCCGGACACGGGGTTTCTCCTCCTGGACGCCAAGGTCATCCCCTACGTGCCCGAGCCCTCCCTGGAGAACTACGCCAAGCTGGTGGAAGGGGTGGTCCTTTACCCCTATCAAGGGGGCCTGCTCCTCCTTGCGGGGCTTGGGCTTTTGGGGGTGGCCGCCATCGGCCTCCTCAGGCGGCTAAGACCCCCGGAGGACTGGATGGACCTCTGGCAGGGAAGGGCCCTGCTCCTCCTGGCCCTGAGCGTATTCGCCCTGGCCCTTTCCCTTTCCCCCAAGCAGTTCACCGGCCAGGGCACGGAAAGCAAGTTTCTCCTCTGGGTGCGGAACACCTTCCTCATCTCGGGGCTTACGGGCCTGCTGGCCGTCTTGCTCACCGCCACCGCCGGCTACGCCTTTGCCCGCTTCCGCCACCTGCCGGGGCGGTACCCGCTCCTCCTTTTCTTCATCTTCGTGCAGATGTTCCCGGGGTTCTTGGCCCTTGTGGCCATCTACTACCTGCTTTCCCGCCTGGACCTTTTGAACACCTTCACCGGCCTGGTGCTGGCCTACTCCGGGGGGATCATCAGCTTTGGCACCTGGGTCTACAAGGGGTATCTGGAAAGCATCAGCCCGAGCCTCGAGGAGGCGGCCATGGTGGACGGGGCCACCAAGTGGCAGGTCTTCACAAAGATCCTCCTTCCCCTCTCCGCCCCCATGTTCGTCTTCGTCTTCCTCCTCCAGTTCGTGGGCACCTACTCGGAGTTCGTCCTGGCCAACCTGGTCCTCACGGGGGTGGAGAGCTGGAACGTGGGGGTGGGCTTGAGGAGCTTCACCACCGGCCAGTTCCAGACCAAGTGGGGGATCTTCGCCGCCGCCAGCGTCCTGGGCTCCCTGCCCATCCTCTTCCTCTTCTACGGCTTCCAGCAGTACTTCGTCTCCGGGTACACCGCCGGGGCGGTGAAGGAATAG
- a CDS encoding glycoside hydrolase family 13 protein — protein sequence MAHHDLEHVDPPFPGLGEEVALFLETGAEEGLLLYERDGEIHRKPLERAPGGLRVRVPVHTSPFRYAFLLPEGFLGSHGLEKTLPRYDRFFHLLAGPLPPRWALGTVYYQIFPDRFRQGRKELAPRDGEWRLMGKPIRKKAWNEPPGPEGAWEFYGGDLFGVLEALPYLESLGVETLYLTPIFQSKSSHRYDTEDYLRVDPHLGGEEALEALYQALEKRGMRLVLDGVFNHVGATHPWFQKALQDPEAPERGMFTFHPDGGYAAFWGLRSMPKLDYASPLTQERFVFGKKAPIRYWMPLCHGWRLDVAHSIGEGGTNRKNAHWLRALARAAKEERPEALVIGELSYDATPTLRAHTLDGAMHYAGFAHPVMEWLSGRDVHGRHVHLEAQETWAVLWDHYQALPLQLRHSMYTLISSHDIPRALWRLKGDVERFKLAYTLLFAFPGSPAIYYGDEVGLSQPNPYTQWQGDPYCRAPFPWNESAWNREVLTLIRRLVRLKRTHPALRLGGLLPLEAGKGVLAFKRRYRGQEVWAFFAPEGARLTLPPGVDLIAEREVAGEVETSFLLFQPL from the coding sequence ATGGCCCACCACGACCTGGAGCACGTGGACCCCCCCTTCCCCGGGCTGGGGGAGGAGGTGGCCCTCTTCCTGGAAACCGGGGCGGAGGAAGGGCTTCTCCTTTACGAAAGGGATGGGGAGATCCACAGAAAACCCCTAGAACGGGCCCCAGGGGGCCTAAGGGTGCGGGTCCCCGTGCACACAAGCCCCTTTCGCTACGCCTTCCTCCTGCCCGAGGGCTTCCTGGGAAGCCACGGCCTGGAAAAGACCCTGCCCCGCTACGACCGCTTCTTCCACCTCCTGGCGGGGCCCCTTCCCCCCAGGTGGGCCCTGGGCACGGTCTACTACCAGATCTTCCCCGACCGCTTCCGCCAGGGGCGCAAGGAGCTTGCCCCCCGGGATGGGGAATGGCGGCTCATGGGCAAGCCCATCCGCAAGAAGGCTTGGAACGAGCCCCCGGGTCCGGAAGGGGCCTGGGAGTTCTATGGGGGGGACCTCTTTGGCGTCCTGGAGGCCCTCCCCTACCTGGAGAGCCTGGGGGTGGAAACCCTCTACCTAACGCCCATCTTCCAAAGCAAGAGCAGCCACCGCTACGACACGGAGGACTACCTGCGGGTGGACCCCCACCTGGGGGGAGAAGAGGCCCTGGAAGCCCTCTACCAGGCCTTGGAAAAGAGGGGCATGCGCCTGGTGCTGGATGGCGTCTTCAACCACGTGGGGGCCACCCACCCCTGGTTCCAAAAGGCCCTACAGGACCCCGAAGCCCCCGAGCGGGGCATGTTCACCTTCCACCCCGATGGCGGCTACGCCGCCTTCTGGGGTCTAAGGTCCATGCCCAAGCTGGACTACGCCTCCCCCCTCACCCAGGAGCGCTTCGTCTTCGGGAAGAAAGCCCCTATCCGTTACTGGATGCCCCTCTGCCACGGGTGGCGGCTGGACGTGGCCCACTCCATAGGGGAAGGGGGCACCAACCGCAAGAACGCCCACTGGCTAAGGGCCCTGGCCCGGGCGGCCAAGGAGGAAAGACCCGAGGCCCTGGTGATCGGGGAGCTTTCCTACGACGCCACCCCCACCCTGCGGGCCCACACCCTGGATGGGGCCATGCACTACGCGGGCTTCGCCCATCCCGTGATGGAGTGGCTTTCCGGGCGGGATGTGCACGGGCGGCACGTGCACCTGGAGGCCCAGGAGACCTGGGCGGTCCTCTGGGACCACTACCAGGCCCTGCCCCTGCAGCTTCGGCACAGCATGTACACCCTCATCTCCTCCCACGACATCCCCCGGGCCCTGTGGCGGCTTAAGGGGGATGTGGAGCGGTTCAAGCTGGCCTATACCCTCCTCTTCGCCTTCCCGGGAAGCCCCGCCATCTACTACGGGGACGAGGTGGGCCTTTCCCAGCCCAATCCCTACACCCAGTGGCAAGGGGACCCCTACTGCCGGGCCCCCTTTCCCTGGAACGAAAGCGCATGGAACCGGGAGGTGCTAACCCTCATCCGCAGGCTGGTGAGGCTCAAGCGCACCCACCCTGCCCTGCGCCTGGGCGGGCTTCTCCCCTTGGAGGCGGGCAAAGGGGTGCTGGCCTTCAAAAGGCGGTACCGGGGCCAGGAGGTCTGGGCCTTCTTCGCCCCGGAAGGGGCGAGGCTCACCCTGCCTCCAGGGGTGGACCTCATCGCCGAGAGGGAGGTGGCGGGGGAGGTGGAAACCTCCTTCCTGCTCTTCCAGCCCCTATAA